From the genome of Pungitius pungitius chromosome 20, fPunPun2.1, whole genome shotgun sequence:
AAATGATGGCGTTTCAAACAGACTTTGGCCTGAGTAACACTCTGAAGGCTGAATCTTTGTCTCTGGAGCTACTGAAAACCCAGTGTGGAAGCCCTGCCTACGCAGCCCCTGAGTTGCTAGCTCACAGGAAGTATGGACCCAAAGTGGACGTCTGGTCCATGTAAGTgttacaaatgtgtgttttttgaggaAGCTTGCTGGAAGAGTGTGGAAGAGTGTGCATCTCTGTAACACTGTTTGAAACAGCGGACACAATGCATTTCATGCATCTTgagaatgtgtttgtttcttcaCATTTTGCTTGTGTGAGCAGAGGTGTGAGCATGTTTGCCATGCTGACAGGAACTTTGCCCTTCACTGTGGAGCCATTCAACATCAAGCAGCTGCACCAAAAGATGGTCAACAGAGAGATGAACAGCATTCCCAGTGACATCAGCAAAGGTAACTTGAGatttcccccaaaaataaatgtatttctgtttgAGTGAATATGACTTGCATgactttaaaacaaattaaacaaaatacagaaaataaacaagatgTACTGCGAAATTGGATAAATTAGCAAAAGCATGTTCAGCAGATATAAAAGTCCAATTTTGGTCTTGCATTTGTGAAATGGTCACCTAGTTATACAGTCAGTAATTGGGTAATAGTATCTCATAAAGGTGGCTCAACGTAAACTGTGAACAATGTTTGTCAAGCTTTTTGGAAATGAGCCTCTGCAAACGCGAACTGGGAGTCAGTCTTCACAGCTACTTTCAACCGGTCCGCCGAATGGGATTGTTTTCCTTCAAACTCCGCTAATCTTTTGATGAGTTATCTTCCGCCGGGAATTCTTGTCAGACTGTCCTTTTTTAGTCCATTAGCTCACTCAGTTTTTGTATCGActgtttttatcattgttttgttttccaccgTATTATGATAAGGAAATGTATCGTTTAAAATCAATGAACAATCTTACTGAATTGAATGGAGCAATCTTGGCTTAAATCTCTGTGTCCTCATCTGGAGCCAAACTATCAACCCTCCTTGGCTGCCAGAGCAAAGCTCCATGTCACAGGCTGAAATCCGGCTTCTATCCATGTTCTCTCTGATGCACTTTCAGTGACGTACTAATGAACCACATATCAGTCTGTCAGTCTTGAGCAGTCCTGCAACATTGACAGTTTTACTTGGCCTTTGCAACAGTGAAAACTGCATGAATAAATCTTGTAGTGCCTGTTAGTCTAACAACTCTGACCAAAAACTGCTTCCAATGattaatgaagaaaacaaatgttgcTGATTCGCCTATGCTCCTGCTTCAGGTGCGGTTGCGTTTGTGTTGTCTCTGCTGGAGCCTGACCCAGCTAAGAGACCTAGTGTCAAAGCTGCAATAGAGGAGAGATGGATCAACGAGGGACATGCCAAgaaaccaccacacacacactctcataaaAACCGGTCAAGTGATATAACAACTATAGTTTGACAATACAATGCTAGGCTGAGGCAATACAAGCACATATTATTTGTATGCAGGTATAACAATCTGACATACTTTTAATGCTTCATTTAATAGAATTTACTAATTTATTTAAATAGGTGATGCATGCTGATACATTTTAACATatcttacaaaataaaaaagctgtGTAAATCAGTACCACATTATCAAATTtgatataatatttatatatttgtagcCAAAGGATGTATGTTTGTATCATAAAACCTACTCTACTCAGGAAAAGCAAACCTaagggtttttttattttcacaagaGTGAAGCACAAACTGCTCCAGTCTTTCGTACTCACAGTTGATATGTAACATTCTTCAGTTAATGGTACTGCTATTCAACAAGTATTTCATGATTCAAACATTCTTTGCTTCACTTTTTAAACGTTATATTTGTAACTGTCCCCACACCCTTGTTATTTCCCAGGCTGTGTCCAGAGGATCTCAACTCTTCTGTGctgacatacactcaccggccactttattaggtacacctgtccaactgctcgttaacacttaatttctaagcagccaatcacatggcggcaactcagtgcatttaggcatgtagacattgtcaagacaatctcctgcagttcaaaccgagcatcagtatggggaagaaaggtgatttgagtgactttgaacgtggcatgattgttggtgccagaagggctggtctgagtatttcagaaactgctaatctactgggattttcacgcacaaccatctctagggtttacagagaatggtccgaaaaagaaaaaacatccagtgagcggcagttctgtgggcggaaatgccttgttgatgccagaggtcagaggagaatggccagactggttcgagctgatagaagggcaacagtgactcaaataaccacccgttacaaccaaggtgggcataagagcatctctgaacgcacagtacgtcgaactttgaggcagatgggctacagcagcagaagaccacaccgggtgccactcctttcagctaagaacaggaaactgaggctacaatttgcacaagctcatcgaaattggacaatagaagattggaaaaacgttgcctggtctgatgagtctcgatttctgctgcgacattcggatggtagggtcagaatttggcgtctacaacatgaaagcatggatccatcctgccttgtatcaacggttcaggctggtggtggtggtgtcatggtgtggggaatattttcttggcactctttgggccccttggtaccaattgagcatcgttgcaacgccacagcctacctgagtattgttgctgaccatgtccatccctttatgaccacaatgtacccaacttctgatggctactttcagcaggataatgcgccatgtcataaagctggaatcatctcagactggtttcttgaacatgacaatgagttcgctgtactcaaatggcctccacaatcaccagatctcaatccaatagagcatctttgggatgtggtggaacgggagattcgcatcatggatgtgcagccgacaaatctgcggcaactgtgtgatgccatcatgtcaatatggaccaaactccctgaggaatgcttccagcaccttgttgaatctatgccacgaagaattgaggcagttctgaaggcaaaagggggtccaacccgttactagcatggggtacctaataaagtggccggtgagtgtatatgaccGAGACACTGGGCTATTCACTCTCTGAaatcatacacacactcaccatcAACCGACCCTCTGCAATCATGGCTTCTTATCATCTGCTGCTGAACAAGCTTAGTAGGAGCCAGAAGGGGGCCAAGCCCAGCAAGGTTCCTTATTTcaagcacacaaagacacaggtgAGTCAAAAATATTTTGCGATGGAATTTTAACATCTTAAAATTATTGATTTGGCAGAAAGTCAAAGGCAGCTACTTGAGTATTCCAAGCCAGAATACACGGAGAGAGAAACTTACTTCTGAATCAAGGAAACCGGtaattttttaaaattacataaaaaaacaaaatattgtgatgatttaaatacaaaaaatggcATGCACCCATTAAGGGGATAAAGGGTTTTATTGTCAAGGAATCCCAAAGTGGCCCATGACTCCACACTTTCTGACTTCCCATCTGTCCGTGTCAATACACCAGTAACCATTTGATCCTATGGATCAGGCTATTAGGTCGATCACGATCGACGCCtgccatttgaaaataaatcacgTAGGGTCACCGGGCATGCAGGGTCGACTGCAGGAGATAATGAAAACCATGGTAGTTCTAATTAGCAATCCTAATTTAGTAGTGGTCAGTGACTGACCAGGACCACCCAACGGAGGGGTCAGGGGGATATATCGACATGACTCTGTCAATTAAAAAGTAGCTTGCGAGTAACAAAGTTGTGGGCCCCCCTGCTATACATTAAGTAAAAATGGGCCCCGGATGTGGTTGGATGGATTAAAAAGGCTCATTTATAATTCTTCAGAAGTCCTGCAGCACGTGGGTGCTTTGGGGACAATTTTCTGCATGTAATGAAAGACGATTTCACCTTGTGCAATAATTGAGCTTAATCAACATCCAAGGAAAATAATATCAAACTATAATATAAGGTGATGTGATATGTCTGTGTTACACTAGCCTGTATGACTAATAACCTCTTCTTTTTAGAATGAACCAACCaatgaaaaaagatcaaagCAGTCCAGCAAGCCTTTGAGACCCCAACAGACAACTGCATGTCCAATCAACAGGAAGAGGAGTGAGGACCGCCTATACAGACAGGATCAACGAGAGGATATGGAGAATCGCACCCCTTCTCCATCTTTACCCCAGCTTCTTCATTCTATTTCCCCCTCAATACCACCTCGTCTTACCTCTCCCTTCCCCGTCCCTCAGTTTACAGAAGATGGAGCCACTGATGAGGAGATTGCCATTAAGTCggaaaacaaagaaactctGTTTCCGAGAGGTAAGAATTTACAACCAAAGCTACATGTATTTGCAGTAAAGTTTATGACCTGAGTGTCTTTCTGTTCATGTTTTCCAGTGTCTGTTTTCGGAGAAAGAGAACTCGTCCATCTGTCTCCTCCTAAAATCTCTGCATCTCAACTCTGTGACTCAACCCCCTGCCAAGTCTCCTTACttgctcagccaatcagagacagCAGCGCGTTGAGGCCAATTCGGCAGACGCATCTGCTAAGGACAACGCAATCAGATGGGGCAGCTAACCCTGTGTCACAGTGCTGCCATGACAACTGCCGCCAAGATGACCACTCTCATCACTTGAGCATCAACGAGCGTCTGGAGAAGCTGCAGACATTCTATTTATCTGAGAATAAGGGCATTTCTCCAAGGATGTTCCTTGAGGCTAAACACATAACACACTCCTCAGACAGAGACCAGCTCGGTGTCACAGAGACCCCCCAGACACCCTCTACCCCACTGCCCCGCCTGCAGAACCTGGGGCTAAAAGATGGACGAGGCAGAAAGATGACATGGGTAGGTTTAACCCGTCCCAGGCCCCCAGGACTGCTGTTGAATGGGTCTAAACCTACCGCCTTTCCCTCACAGAGACAACATACTATGGTCATTAAAAGTTTAAGGAAGCaaaaggggaagaggagagatCTGtctgcaggaagaggagagagaggcattGCAGGAGGAGGGCTAAATGGACCTACAAGGAACTCAATTCAGTTACGTTCATCTCTCCAGCGGCAGGTGGTGGACCTAAATCTTCCACTGCTTCCTACAACTCTGCAGAGGATGACAAATAGCAAAAGCCAACTACAAAACATGGATTTTAGTGTCCTTCCATAGATGGGAGGCCAAAATAAAAATGCCTTGATAGTGGCCAGAAAAAAGGtttgacaaaagaagaaaagagtaCTTGAATTTAGTGTCACATTTAGAACAGATTAGCATTTTCGAAATACTGGCTTGATTCTTTTGAATCAGTGGCAACATCAAGGGGAACAAAAGAGGATAAGGAATAGGGGGTGATGCTATGAAATCTGGAGTAAATATTGGGCAGCAGATAAAAGCTGTTTTGAGACCTTTTGTGGAAAGTGTAATGGCAGCTACAAAAAGATTCTAACGTTACTATTATTCTCATTCCATTTAGGCCATGCTCAACAATGTCTAAAAGTATGCAACCTTCATATATGCTGCAGTGCCAAATAGTCTAACTCAAAGCTCATCCATTTTAATTCAGCCTTTAGTTGCAAGAATTCCTTCGTCTGAAATTCCATTTTCATCTCCAGCTTGATGGGATGTGCAGAATGCCCACAGATAGTAGTTGTTGtccatgaatacatttttgtacCAACACAAGTTcaattaaagaaatatatacacatgAATTGTGTCCTGTATTTTAGCCCTGCAAAGCAATTTATGAGCAATGGGATGCTGTAAAGGGCCCCGGGGAGAAACTTGGGGTTTGGCATTGTGTGGTACTACACAAGTTGCCCCAAGTATCAATGCTACCATACCATGTTGATAAATGTCAGACTGGCATTGTTTCCAGCTCAATTACAAAtttttagtagtagtagttgagTTGAGTTTGATTTTGACATGTCATGTTCTTGAGTTGTCTTTCAACATCATGCTCAGCTATGACATCTCCACTCGAGCCAAATAGGGtttaatttgtcttttatttaaccAAATAAGACATTTAACAAACAAGGTCTTAATTGAGGTAATGACCTGACCAAAAAGGAATCGACAGAAGGCAAGTATGttacaaagaaatgcaaaattAGAAACATCTCAATAATTCAAGTGGACTTTAAGacccattaaaatgttttacttaaGTACTTAAGGCGGTACTTTATCGTTAACAGTTCGGGGGTGTCGGCTAGACCTGACACGTAGCGGAGGGACAGCAACCCTCAAAGTACTGTCTCAAATTATAAATAGTATAGTAATAGCtgcctttttcttcacaaaatagttgtagccaccaaacgttgtgtatcgcatttcagtagTCTAGAGAGAAATAGTCCCCGttagtgcatgtaaacagcattgggtctcctTTCGAACGCTCGGGTTAATTTGAACAGCAACTGtgcattatcgctgaataatgcacaccCCGTGAATCACTCTTAACAAATTAGAACACTGAATTTAATCTACCCTTATTATAATACGTTATACGTTCATACATCACAACATTTGGTGGAacgtaagtttaaaaaaaaaaaaaaaattgtattttttttttgtatggaaGAGAACCAACACTTTTGGACAATAATTATCCAATAACATGAGAGAGACACCCAAAACAACCCCAGCCCTCCGAGAGGCGGGATGAAAGGTAGGCCCAACAGGACGGACCACACAGTGACGATGGCAACCGAAACTGACATTGAGAATACCAGAACTCCAGCAAATGAAGAGAAAATCCTCCGGAAGTGTGCATGCAGATGGTAGAAAGTGACCCCGTTTAGAGGCTTATGAATCCACCAGGGGAAAGCAAAGTGTGGTCAGAGCCAAACACAGAGACCAAGAAACCAGCCAGAAGGAGCAAGCTCAAGTGGCCAAAGTCAAATGAAGCAGAGGCCTGGCGCACATTGGACACTGCCCTGATCAAGACCCTAGGGGGATCGCTGCATGGGAGAGTTTAAGTTTAACCTAATTGGGGACATCATATATCGGAACTGCAAGGACAGGTTTGGTGAAATTGTCCCCAAACagagagaagggaaggagggaaaaagaaaTCCTCTAGCTGGTGCAAAGGCTTCGGCAACTCCGCAGGAACTGGAAGAAGGCAACCCACACAGAGAGGTCTGAAAGCCATGTGGGAGGAGGTCAGGAAAAGGCTAGTTGGGCTTTGCTGCGCTTGGGAATGCGTTCAGCTCTGCAAACGGAAGCAAAAAGAGCAAGCCAGTTTCTTCAAGGATCCCTTTGCACGCCAGACAACtgctggaggaaaagaagagcAGCAAGCTTGAAACCAGGGAGCAATTGGAACTACATGTTAAAGAACAGTACAGTGATCCACGAAGGAATGTTCCTTTAGGAACACCAGGATACGTGCCTCAGCCTGCACAGCCAACAGCTGAGTTCAACATCATGCCCCCCAAGCTCAGTGAAGTCAGGCAAGTCGTTAAGAAGACAAGGTCCTCTTCAGAAACAGGGCCTAATGAAGTTCCCTACAAGTTCTACAAGAACTACCCCAAGGTACTAGAGCTGCTATAGTACCTAAAGAGAACTGCCTGGAAAAAGCAATTCATACCATCTGAGTGGCAAAGAGCGGTAGCAGTCTTCATTCCAAAGGAAACCAACTCCAAAGATATTGGCCAATTCCAAAACATCGCCCTGCTAAATGTAGAAGGAAAGATCTTCTCAGTACTAGCCTGAAGAATGACCTGCTAGAGAGAATGGCTATGTCGACACCAACTGCTAGAAGGCAGGGGTCCCAGGTTTCCCAGGATGTGTAGAGCACTCCACGATAAACTGGGACCTGATCCAGAAGGCCAAGAGGGAGAAGACTGACTTGCATGTCATCTGGTTCGACCTTGACAACGCATACGGATCAGTTCCATATCAGCTGATCAACTATTCCATGGAATTCTTCCACATGTCCACTTGCGGTAGGAATGTCGTGGCACAGTATTTCAACGATCTGCAGATGTGCTTTTCCCTCCAGGATTACACCACCGGTTGCCAGAGGCTTGAAGTAGGAATCGCTATGAGTTGCGGCATTTCTCCAATACTATTTGAAGCAGCCTTTGAGATAATTCTCATCGGCGCAAGACAAATGGTTACTGATCAGAGGCTACCCACACAGAGGAGCTACATGGATGATGTCACCAGCCTCCTTAAGACAGCAGCATGTACATCTAGACTGCTTAAAGGATGGATGAGTGGGCAAGGAGGAAGATCAAGCCTTCCAAATCTCTTAGCCTGTCACTCAGAAGGGGAGCCAGAAATGACAGCACCATCTTTGTCTTTGCCTGGGGAGGCAGTATACTGCAGAACTGTCTGACAAGCAGATGGGGAAAACTGTAAAGAAACAGCTCTCTGACGGCCTGACCAGGATTGACCAAAGCCAACTCCCTGGGAAGTGCTACCAGTTTACACACTACAGGAGGGTAATGTGGCCCCTGAAAATGAGTCGGATACCCTCATCGACCGCAAGTAAGATGGATGGAAAAGCCAAATCATTCATCCAAAAGTGGTTGGGGCTGCCACGGTGCCAATCTGAAACAGGTCTATTTGGGAAGAACACACTGCAGCTGCCACTGCAGTCCATACGTTTGGGCTATATTTAGGAGAAGACCAGGCTGGTTCTCGAACTACAGGAGTCCACAGACCAGTCTGTAAGGAATGCAAATGCCAAGGTCCCTACCGGCCCCAAGTGGAATCCTCAAACCTAGGTTGACCAAGCGGTCGGTCGGTTGCCACACCGGGAGATAATGGGCAGAGTCCAGGCAGGAAAAACATGGCTAGGATTGGAAGAAGCGCCACACTTCTGGTCAAAGGCCAACTGTAGtggaaaaaacagttttttcctttaaacctACCCAAACTTACAGtaggtggcccagccaggtgtagctagtgtgATTAGACAGGAGAGTAACCCTACATGCAGGTATGTAAACTCCGGAGCagggctaaactactcctcatCCCCCTGTAATAAAAAGAACTAAGAAAAATTTTTGTTCAATTAATTGAATACACAGTACACCAAATCACTAGCACTAATAATTACCCCACCATACACCAGCACTCGCATacacacaaccagagtgccacacaccctgtgaaataaacacaggggtacatatactgacagaagggcatgatgggattggagatgagtggaaacagctgaaccgggtaacgagcgggggtggagcCAAGATGAACGGAGATCATGaatgatcagtaccacctgtatgaacacacacacaaaacagaacacatacacaaacctatacacagaacaggggacgtaacacaCTTAGATCCTATTCCTATGTCCTTGTTGATTTTACCACCATGAGGAAAGCAGGAAAAGCAATGTCAAGACTCTCAGTTCAATCCAATAATTCAACGCAAAGGGAGTTTGACCATCCAATGTTGCCGGTTTTATTGTACAAAAAattgtcacaaaaacaaaatcactataACAAGCTGAACAGGCCCAAAACGGAGACAGCCTGGTTCACGGCCTCAGCACTGAGGTCAATGACGATATTTGCGCCCGCCTTCCTCCCGTCATGCGCGTCCGTCGGTCCTTTCAAGGGTGGCACCGTCACCAGCTACAGAGGGCGCATACTCGCAATTCcatagaaaaaagggaaaaaatataaatcactCAAAATTCCAAAAACTTAAATGCGGCTCCTACACCAACCgtaaggagaggaaagagatggTGGTGGTGAAAAGATCAAGGTGGTCTCGCAGGGTCGACAAGGAAGCTGGACAACCTGGGAGGGAGTTGCAAACCGGAATCAGTTGGTCAGATGTGTGGAAGATTCCGCAGGCAAGACTCTGCAGGCAAGACTCTCCTTCCTACATACGACACGCTTCCCTGTCCTCGGAACCTTCACCAGTGGTTTGGGAATGAGGAGTGTTGCTCACTCTGCAATGCCCCCAACGCAAGCCTCCAGCACATCTTATCAGCCTGCAAGATCGCACTTTCACAGGGCGCTACAGATGGCGCCACGACCAGGTCCTGAGAAAGCTAGCTGAAGTGCTGAAGGTGTGTCGACAGGGTAACAATAAACCATCAGCAGAGGACCACTCCAGCTTTGTCTCAGAAGGAGGGGCAAGGAGAAACACCAGGCCAAGAGAAATATCAAGAACCTTCTCCCCCGACCAGGAGTGGAAGATGAGGGTTGACCTCGACAGGCAGCTTAAACTCCCCACGGAGATCACCACCACATCTTTCCGGCCAGACATAGTTGTGTGGTCAACCAAGGCAAGATCTGTGCACCTCATCAAGCTCACAGTACCACTGGAGGAGGGGATTAAGGCCGCCTTCGAAGAAGGCCAAGTATTCAGAGTTGGCTGCTCCAGTGGAGGTCGGATGCTGAGGATTCTTGGGTTTGTCAACCACACGCCTCTTGAGGGATGCAGGAGTGACTGGAGGGCGGCTAAGGAGGGCAACAAAGGACCTGGCAGAGGAGGCTGAGAAAGGGAGCTTTTGGCTCTGGCTAAGGAGGAAGAATAGGTTTGGGGGAAGAACACCTAACCCCAGACAACAGCAGCAGGGGAGAACAACGATCAGGTGCAGGGGGTGACAGAGAGATGTCCCTGTCACTGCTCCGCCACCAGGAGATGTTCCAGAATTAAAGGAGCAAAACGTTGGTGAATGGTGGTTTCTGGTTGATGACCCACCAGCTGACCCATTGGCACCGGAAGAGGTGTGACAGGCAGCAATGCCCAGCAGGCGGTAACATCTTCCTATACATTCACTAgcggtcgacggggggggggtgtttctttGCAGCACCAGTCTCATCTTTtgccgttctaattgccgcgcttgacttcaaggtaaCCTTTATTATCTTTCGGTCTGAAATGGCgtgcccagtgacggatggtgtagcaatattgttgtccgggtggaaatcgggagatattcgggagaaaggtcggtccgggagattttcgggaggggctttgaaattcgggagtctcccggaaaaatctggagggttggcatgtctggttGTGACTGCTCAATAATGTGTCATGCTATTGAAAAGCTGATTCAAACCTCAAaattcaaactttaaaaaaaacacaaataactgacaagcatttcctccattcttCTCCCATTTTGCTTATTCCCTTGTGCCACTGTTTCCAGTTCATTAATATGGAAGGATGTGGTAAAATCTGCTTTGTGCCGCTCTTCTTCACTGCTAAATAATTAAGGCGCTGTTACCTAATGCTCAAacctgttagtgtgtgtgttggggtatCGTGCATGCCGCGTAAGCCCAATGAGGACAGATTAAAACCACTGAGACACAACCGAAACTCCAGTTACGTCTCCAGTTACTTAACAATACAAACCATGATGCAAACACAATCATTTTGCAAAAAGGCAACACTAATTGAGAAACCAGTTACAGACAGTTAAGTCACGTCACT
Proteins encoded in this window:
- the LOC119195369 gene encoding hormonally up-regulated neu tumor-associated kinase homolog A, producing the protein MPAVALKSAPEDVATEGGGDREDHGSQLDALGPARERLPLSSLKVPRELLRSFPHSKRVGSYLVGKMINKGSFAKVMEGLHIGTGEKLAIKVIDKKKARQDPYVLKNMKREPRIHQMVRHPNIVVLLETLETENSYYMAMELCAGGDLMDRICDRKRLEEKEVRRYTHQILSAVEHLHQRGIVHRDLKIENFLLDEHNNIKIVDFGLSNTLKAESLSLELLKTQCGSPAYAAPELLAHRKYGPKVDVWSIGVSMFAMLTGTLPFTVEPFNIKQLHQKMVNREMNSIPSDISKGAVAFVLSLLEPDPAKRPSVKAAIEERWINEGHAKKPPHTHSHKNRLCPEDLNSSVLVYMTETLGYSLSEIIHTLTINRPSAIMASYHLLLNKLSRSQKGAKPSKKVKGSYLSIPSQNTRREKLTSESRKPNEPTNEKRSKQSSKPLRPQQTTACPINRKRSEDRLYRQDQREDMENRTPSPSLPQLLHSISPSIPPRLTSPFPVPQFTEDGATDEEIAIKSENKETLFPRVSVFGERELVHLSPPKISASQLCDSTPCQVSLLAQPIRDSSALRPIRQTHLLRTTQSDGAANPVSQCCHDNCRQDDHSHHLSINERLEKLQTFYLSENKGISPRMFLEAKHITHSSDRDQLGVTETPQTPSTPLPRLQNLGLKDGRGRKMTWVGLTRPRPPGLLLNGSKPTAFPSQRQHTMVIKSLRKQKGKRRDLSAGRGERGIAGGGLNGPTRNSIQLRSSLQRQVVDLNLPLLPTTLQRMTNSKSQLQNMDFSVLP